The following coding sequences are from one Triplophysa dalaica isolate WHDGS20190420 chromosome 12, ASM1584641v1, whole genome shotgun sequence window:
- the aicda gene encoding single-stranded DNA cytosine deaminase: MISKLDSVLLTQKKFIFHYKNVRWARGRHETYLCFVVKRRIGPDSLSFDFGHLRNRSGCHVELLFLRHLGVLCPGLWGSSVTGARMCYSVTWFCSWSPCFECAKHLSNFLSQTPNLRLRIFVSRLYFCDDEDSQEREGLRTLKRAGVQISVMTYKDFFYCWQTFVARRQRRFKAWDGLQENSVRLVRKLNQILQPYETEDLRDCFTLLGL; the protein is encoded by the exons ATGATCAGCAAGCTGGACAG TGTGCTCCTGACGCAGAAGAAGTTTATCTTTCACTATAAGAACGTGCGCTGGGCTCGTGGGAGACATGAGACTTACCTTTGTTTTGTGGTGAAAAGACGCATTGGCCCTGATTCCCTATCATTTGACTTTGGACACCTACGCAATCGCTCGGGCTGCCATGTAGag ctgcttttccTGCGTCACTTGGGTGTGCTGTGTCCTGGACTGTGGGGTTCGAGTGTAACCGGTGCTAGAATGTGTTACTCAGTGACCTGGTTCTGCTCCTGGTCGCCCTGCTTTGAATGCGCCAAGCACCTTTCCAACTTCCTGTCGCAGACGCCAAACCTACGGCTCAGAATCTTCGTATCACGACTGTACTTCTGTGATGATGAGGACAGCCAAGAGAGGGAAGGACTGCGAACCCTAAAGAGGGCAGGAGTGCAGATCTCGGTTATGACTTATAAAG ACTTTTTCTACTGCTGGCAAACGTTTGTTGCACGGAGACAGAGACGTTTTAAAGCCTGGGATGGCCTTCAGGAAAACTCTGTCAGACTGGTTCGAAAACTCAATCAGATCTTGCAG CCCTACGAGACTGAGGATCTGCGGGACTGTTTTACTCTTCTTGGGCTATGA
- the mfap5 gene encoding microfibril associated protein 5 isoform X1 yields the protein MGSYPVHMLLCCCFFVVVAVWAQQTEIPELEDPAFPPSDCREETYPCTRMYSVHRPTKRCIHSLCLYSLPRVYVINKEICVRTVCQQDELLMAELCREKAGWPKRQTRSTKRRCHHGNARTWANKG from the exons ATGGGCAGCTATCCAGTCCACATGCTGCTTTGCTGCTGTTTCTTTG TCGTAGTTGCTGTCTGGGCACAACAAACTG AAATACCGGAATTGGAGGACCCTGCCTTTCCACCATCCG ACTGCAGAGAGGAAACATACCCCTGCACCAGGATGTACTCTGTTCATCGACCTACAAAGAGATGCATCCATTCACTCTGTCTGTACAG cCTACCAAGAGTCTATGTGATCAACAAGGAGATCTGTGTGAGGACTGTGTGTCAACAAGATGAGCTTCTGATGG CTGAACTTTGTAGAGAGAAAGCTGGGTGGCCGAAACGTCAAACAAGGTCAACTAAAAGACGCTGTCACCATGGCAACGCAAGAACATGGGCAAACAAGGGTTAA
- the mfap5 gene encoding microfibril associated protein 5 isoform X2, whose translation MGSYPVHMLLCCCFFEIPELEDPAFPPSDCREETYPCTRMYSVHRPTKRCIHSLCLYSLPRVYVINKEICVRTVCQQDELLMAELCREKAGWPKRQTRSTKRRCHHGNARTWANKG comes from the exons ATGGGCAGCTATCCAGTCCACATGCTGCTTTGCTGCTGTTTCTTTG AAATACCGGAATTGGAGGACCCTGCCTTTCCACCATCCG ACTGCAGAGAGGAAACATACCCCTGCACCAGGATGTACTCTGTTCATCGACCTACAAAGAGATGCATCCATTCACTCTGTCTGTACAG cCTACCAAGAGTCTATGTGATCAACAAGGAGATCTGTGTGAGGACTGTGTGTCAACAAGATGAGCTTCTGATGG CTGAACTTTGTAGAGAGAAAGCTGGGTGGCCGAAACGTCAAACAAGGTCAACTAAAAGACGCTGTCACCATGGCAACGCAAGAACATGGGCAAACAAGGGTTAA
- the sbk3 gene encoding uncharacterized serine/threonine-protein kinase SBK3, with translation MTTSPGELDELCYLSAQSMTSLVTSDHFKIIKKLGEGSYGKVMLAVHKKRGTAMALKFFPRCSTSLQAFLREYNLSLSFCTHPSLTRALGIFFSTPGHYVFAQQAGLYGDLYNVIVSEEGVSEECTQRVMSQLSGAVSHLHSLGFIHRDIKPENVFLCDQACRWVKLGDFGLARPQGTQVRAVWYNSPFCVPEVENAKRIIEAEEEDEVKDIWMSVEPCLDSWALGILVFCMLTGCFPWEESTSDDLSYCAYRDWFNKIKQREEVSHNCEKHGGDTVGEEAEIEVASQFDSLSSLVLTLLRQLLHPLPWLRAGPDEILSYLGGPWLLKTEKEEMRREQEAREEAKKMQERGGVVKEKEILGRRER, from the exons ATGACT ACTTCACCTGGAGAACTAGACGAGCTGTGCTATCTCTCAGCTCAGTCTATGACATCACTGGTGACATCagatcatttcaaaattatCAAAAAGCTGGGCGAAGGGTCATACGGCAAAGTGATGCTGGCCGTGCATAAGAAAAGAG GAACGGCAATGGCTCTGAAGTTCTTCCCTCGCTGCTCTACCAGTCTCCAAGCTTTCCTGCGTGAATAcaatctctccctttctttttGCACACATCCCTCTCTGACACGGGCCTTGGGAATCTTCTTCTCAACGCCTGGTCACTATGTCTTCGCCCAGCAGGCTGGTCTTTATGGTGACCTGTACAATGTCATCGTGTCTGAG GAGGGGGTGAGTGAGGAGTGCACCCAGCGCGTGATGTCCCAGTTGAGCGGTGCTGTGTCACATCTCCACTCTCTTGGCTTCATTCACCGTGACATAAAACCGGAGAACGTGTTCTTGTGTGACCAAGCTTGTCGGTGGGTCAAACTGGGCGACTTCGGCCTGGCTAGGCCGCAGGGGACCCAGGTCCGAGCCGTTTGGTACAACTCTCCTTTCTGTGTCCCTGAGGTGGAGAATGCTAAGAGAATCATTGAGGCAGAGGAGGAAGATGAAGTAAAAGATATCTGGATGTCAGTGGAGCCCTGTTTAGATAGTTGGGCTTTGGGAATTCTTGTATTCTGCATGTTGACTGGCTGCTTTCCGTGGGAAGAGAGCACTTCGGATGACCTTTCCTACTGTGCGTATAGAGACTggtttaacaaaatcaaacagagGGAGGAAGTATCACATAATTGTGAAAAGCATGGAGGAGACACTGTGGGTGAGGAGGCTGAGATAGAGGTGGCCTCACAGTTTGACTCTTTAAGCTCATTGGTCCTCACCCTACTTAGGCAACTGCTCCACCCACTGCCCTGGCTCCGTGCTGGACCAGATGAGATCCTGTCCTACCTTGGGGGACCTTGGTTGcttaaaacagagaaagaagagaTGAGGAGAGAACAGGAGGCGCGAGAGGAGGCCAAGAAGATGCAGGAAAGAGGAGGGGTCGTGAAGGAAAAAGAAATATTGGGAAGGAGGGAGAGATAA